The following are encoded together in the Triticum dicoccoides isolate Atlit2015 ecotype Zavitan chromosome 6B, WEW_v2.0, whole genome shotgun sequence genome:
- the LOC119323737 gene encoding (-)-germacrene D synthase-like — MIKERRDELVQTVCSMIKRYTSSKNDLSKGMKTVDAIERLGVDYHFEDEIRKFMDVLISTSIDENDLAGVALRFRLLRQHHYDITCDEVVRSFKDENGEHFKDNVRSNVSILLSLYEAAHLGKLAEDSLTDAIKFTTSCLSSISEANQLPHHVLERVRHALATPSQRRMKRLEAKLYISIYEKDDEGDQDILELAKLDFHILQLMHRDEVKSISLWYKELNPGSMLGEYIRERPVECYFWALGVFYEPKYAKARMMFAKLIKMFSVFDDTFDSYGTLEELCQFNQAVQRWDEEDARRIGKCYGYVMSHLSNTLDQFVEDGASAIGISCTKEIIKHVSRCMLQEVVWREEGQVPPVHDHLRITAISTFYWALACLSFTGMDAGDDVFSWAISFPKIIENAAMVSRLMDDISGHECEKERSNVATAVDCYIKEHGVTVDQAKEALGSLVEEQWRSINEEFLTNTTVPVEVLTRVVNLARVMDCMYKKLDGYTHSSETADPIDKLLNSCVNH, encoded by the exons ATGATTAAGGAGAGGAGGGATGAGCTTGTGCAGACGGTGTGTTCCATGATCAAAAGGTATACATCTAGCAAGAATGATTTATCAAAGGGGATGAAGACAGTGGATGCCATTGAGCGCCTTGGTGTTGATTACCATTTTGAGGACGAGATCCGCAAGTTCATGGATGTCCTCATCAGCACATCGATCGATGAGAACGACCTGGCCGGAGTCGCCCTACGGTTCCGACTGTTGAGGCAGCACCACTATGACATTACCTGTG ATGAAGTAGTTAGGAGTTTCAAGGACGAAAATGGTGAGCACTTCAAAGATAATGTGCGATCTAACGTTAGCATTCTACTTAGTCTGTACGAGGCAGCCCACCTCGGTAAACTTGCGGAGGACTCCCTCACCGATGCTATCAAATTCACAACCAGCTGCCTCAGTTCCATATCAGAAGCCAACCAGCTACCTCATCATGTCCTAGAAAGAGTACGACATGCCCTGGCTACACCATCACAGCGGAGAATGAAAAGGCTGGAGGCTAAGCTTTACATCTCCATCTACGAGAAGGACGATGAAGGTGACCAAGATATACTTGAGCTTGCTAAGCTGGACTTTCACATCTTGCAGCTGATGCACCGGGATGAGGTCAAGAGCATATCTCT GTGGTACAAGGAACTTAATCCTGGCAGCATGCTGGGTGAATACATTCGAGAAAGACCGGTGGAGTGCTACTTTTGGGCCCTTGGAGTGTTCTATGAGCCAAAGTATGCCAAGGCACGTATGATGTTTGCAAAGCTTATAAAGATGTTCTCTGTTTTCGATGATACATTTGATTCTTATGGCACCTTGGAAGAGCTGTGTCAGTTTAATCAAGCGGTACAAAG ATGGGATGAAGAAGATGCCAGACGCATCGGGAAGTGCTACGGGTATGTAATGTCACATCTTTCCAACACACTGGACCAATTTGTGGAGGACGGAGCTTCAGCCATAGGAATTTCCTGCACAAAAGAGATT ATCAAGCATGTGAGCAGATGCATGTTGCAAGAGGTGGTATGGAGAGAAGAGGGGCAAGTTCCACCTGTTCATGACCATCTCAGGATAACTGCAATCAGCACGTTCTACTGGGCATTGGCGTGCCTTTCGTTTACTGGCATGGATGCAGGCGACGACGTGTTCAGCTGGGCAATCTCGTTCCCAAAAATCATTGAGAATGCAGCAATGGTGTCACGCCTAATGGACGATATTTCTGGACATGAG tgtgagaaGGAGAGGTCTAACGTTGCGACGGCAGTTGATTGCTATATCAAAGAGCATGGTGTCACCGTGGATCAAGCAAAGGAAGCATTAGGCAGCCTCGTGGAGGAGCAGTGGAGGAGCATCAACGAGGAGTTCCTCACTAATACCACGGTGCCTGTTGAAGTGCTGACACGTGTAGTGAACCTTGCACGGGTCATGGATTGCATGTACAAGAAGCTGGATGGTTACACCCACTCGTCGGAGACAGCAGACCCCATAGACAAGCTGCTCAACAGCTGCGTAAACCATTAA